One genomic segment of Parus major isolate Abel chromosome 23, Parus_major1.1, whole genome shotgun sequence includes these proteins:
- the LOC107214078 gene encoding S100P-binding protein-like isoform X1, with protein sequence MGDSSPASPGLCQEFRQDPLPRAKRLSDSAVQVQALQSAKKACVLRRGCSTPDPAGNPLFPSPTSGCSLFLEESAQDEFGASFSVPKYDDVAISLDISGCFDDSELDDSLLELSGSEKGNSPFDYTEEEIQEILADDSMEAEQQHLAGESHLSQSVSGESDKTESSGCTAGILVSEAASEEPEEPQEHPSGSSGCDPGFLGGSAALDGSQLQVELDLDLQELLSLSPFAAACAGEALEENNLERETLDAMIDDCLGYSTAAGSCSPEKSTERVMPKGRESVDQDCLGRSVPSSNLPCGQSTGDESPASLLPPKKELPKATTSCSSRKSGLPKDAEGESTGAEQPPGSTKLSDTAVGQTGQEGPPSGKKSGKVIPVPQEKEERPKQRTCISEAQPEQKKRFSPGCGSPSEEKCGYNLRQWELLCMVRVCLGEPPFLPNHPWISQEKLLEIPSRIISFWQEVVPLGK encoded by the exons ATGGGAGACAGTTCCCCTGCGTCCCCTGGGCTCTGTCAGGAGTTCAGACAGGACCCACTCCCCAGGGCTAAGAGGCTGTCGGATTCTGCAGTGCAGGTGCAGGCCCTGCAGTCAGCTAAGAAAGCCTGTGTGCTGAGGCGTGGCTGCAGCACTCCAGACCCAGCAGGGAatcctctcttcccttccccaacCTCTGGCTGCTCCCTTTTCCTGGAGGAGAGTGCCCAGGATGAGTTTGGTGCCAGTTTTTCTGTGCCCAAATATGACGACGTGGCCATTTCCCTGGACATCAGCGGGTGTTTCGACGACAGCGAGCTGGATGACTCCTTGCTGGAGCTGTCAGGGAGTGAGAAAGGGAATTCTCCCTTTGATTACACCGAGGAAGAGATCCAGGAAATCTTGGCAGATGATTCCATggaagctgagcagcagcacctcgCTGGTGAAAGCCACCTGAGCCAAAGTGTGAGCGGAGAGAGTGACAAGACAGAGAGCAGCGGCTGCACCGCAGGGATATTGGTCAGTGAGGCAGCCTCAGAGGAGCCAGAGGAACCCCAGGAGCATCCctcaggcagctctgggtgtgATCCTGGCTTTTTGGgtggcagtgctgccctggATGGGTCCCAGCTGCAGGTGGAGCTGGACCTagacctgcaggagctgctgagcctgaGCCCGTTCGCTGCCGCCTGCGCCGGTGAGGCTCTGGAGGAAAACAACCTGGAAAGAGAAACTTTGGATGCAATGATAGATGATTGTTTGGGATattccacagctgctgggagctgcagtccTGAAAAATCCACAGAGAGGGTGATGCCTAAAGGGCGGGAAAGCGTGGATCAGGATTGCCTGGGAAGATCCGTGCCCTCATCCAACCTTCCCTGTGGCCAGAGCACAGGGGATGAGAGCCCAGCATCATTGTTGCCACCAAAAAAAGAACTTCCCAAAGCCACAACGAGCTGTTCCTCAAGGAAATCAGGCTTGCCAAAGGATGCTGAAGGGGAATccacaggagctgagcagccacCAGGCAGCACTAAA tTAAGTGACACAGCTGTAGGCCAGACTGGGCAGGAAGGGCCACCCAGTGGGAAGAAAAGTGGCAAAGTAATTCCTGTCccacaggagaaggaagaaag gcCAAAACAACGGACCTGCATTTCAGAAGCACAGCCTGAGCAAAAGAAACGTTTCTCTCCAGGCTGTGGCAGTCCAAGTGAAGAGAAGTGTGGTTATAACCTCAG GCAATGGGAACTGCTGTGTATGGTGAGAGTTTGCCTTGGAGAGCCTCCCTTCCTCCCAAACCACCCATGGATTTCTCAAGAAAAACTTCTAGAAATCCCTTCTAGAATTATCAGTTTTTGGCAAGAAGTTGTTCCTTTGGGTAAATAG
- the LOC107214078 gene encoding S100P-binding protein-like isoform X2 translates to MGDSSPASPGLCQEFRQDPLPRAKRLSDSAVQVQALQSAKKACVLRRGCSTPDPAGNPLFPSPTSGCSLFLEESAQDEFGASFSVPKYDDVAISLDISGCFDDSELDDSLLELSGSEKGNSPFDYTEEEIQEILADDSMEAEQQHLAGESHLSQSVSGESDKTESSGCTAGILVSEAASEEPEEPQEHPSGSSGCDPGFLGGSAALDGSQLQVELDLDLQELLSLSPFAAACAGEALEENNLERETLDAMIDDCLGYSTAAGSCSPEKSTERVMPKGRESVDQDCLGRSVPSSNLPCGQSTGDESPASLLPPKKELPKATTSCSSRKSGLPKDAEGESTGAEQPPGSTKLSDTAVGQTGQEGPPSGKKSGKVIPVPQEKEERPKQRTCISEAQPEQKKRFSPGCGSPSEEKCGYNLRLRNLPSPRPSPPQLCRTWGPFGRSRSEPPLCTKKS, encoded by the exons ATGGGAGACAGTTCCCCTGCGTCCCCTGGGCTCTGTCAGGAGTTCAGACAGGACCCACTCCCCAGGGCTAAGAGGCTGTCGGATTCTGCAGTGCAGGTGCAGGCCCTGCAGTCAGCTAAGAAAGCCTGTGTGCTGAGGCGTGGCTGCAGCACTCCAGACCCAGCAGGGAatcctctcttcccttccccaacCTCTGGCTGCTCCCTTTTCCTGGAGGAGAGTGCCCAGGATGAGTTTGGTGCCAGTTTTTCTGTGCCCAAATATGACGACGTGGCCATTTCCCTGGACATCAGCGGGTGTTTCGACGACAGCGAGCTGGATGACTCCTTGCTGGAGCTGTCAGGGAGTGAGAAAGGGAATTCTCCCTTTGATTACACCGAGGAAGAGATCCAGGAAATCTTGGCAGATGATTCCATggaagctgagcagcagcacctcgCTGGTGAAAGCCACCTGAGCCAAAGTGTGAGCGGAGAGAGTGACAAGACAGAGAGCAGCGGCTGCACCGCAGGGATATTGGTCAGTGAGGCAGCCTCAGAGGAGCCAGAGGAACCCCAGGAGCATCCctcaggcagctctgggtgtgATCCTGGCTTTTTGGgtggcagtgctgccctggATGGGTCCCAGCTGCAGGTGGAGCTGGACCTagacctgcaggagctgctgagcctgaGCCCGTTCGCTGCCGCCTGCGCCGGTGAGGCTCTGGAGGAAAACAACCTGGAAAGAGAAACTTTGGATGCAATGATAGATGATTGTTTGGGATattccacagctgctgggagctgcagtccTGAAAAATCCACAGAGAGGGTGATGCCTAAAGGGCGGGAAAGCGTGGATCAGGATTGCCTGGGAAGATCCGTGCCCTCATCCAACCTTCCCTGTGGCCAGAGCACAGGGGATGAGAGCCCAGCATCATTGTTGCCACCAAAAAAAGAACTTCCCAAAGCCACAACGAGCTGTTCCTCAAGGAAATCAGGCTTGCCAAAGGATGCTGAAGGGGAATccacaggagctgagcagccacCAGGCAGCACTAAA tTAAGTGACACAGCTGTAGGCCAGACTGGGCAGGAAGGGCCACCCAGTGGGAAGAAAAGTGGCAAAGTAATTCCTGTCccacaggagaaggaagaaag gcCAAAACAACGGACCTGCATTTCAGAAGCACAGCCTGAGCAAAAGAAACGTTTCTCTCCAGGCTGTGGCAGTCCAAGTGAAGAGAAGTGTGGTTATAACCTCAG